The following coding sequences lie in one Labrus bergylta chromosome 13, fLabBer1.1, whole genome shotgun sequence genomic window:
- the slc40a1 gene encoding solute carrier family 40 member 1, with product MENSGAKKTCCESVKDFFTSAKFLIYMGHALSTWGDRMWNFAVAVFLVELYGNSLLLTAVYGLVVAGSVLLLGAIIGDWVDRNPRLKVAQTSLLVQNSCVIVCGILLMVVFQFKEQLVELYNGWILTTCYILVITVANIANLASTATSITIQRDWVVVVAGQDSSKLADMNATVRIIDQLTNILAPMLVGQIMSFGSHFIGCGFISGWNLFSMCLEYTLLWKVYQKTPALAVKAGQKEQQQELKQLSSPKELENGQSPEESSQPLMNENSIVVDKPDSPKQQGLCHQVTEPLRTLKGGWVSYYNQNIFFAGMSLAFLYMTVLGFDCITTGYAYTQGLNGSVLSLLMGASAISGICGTVAFTWVRRKCGLIRTGFISGITQLSCLMLCVVSVFAPGSPFDLSVSPFKDLYTHLMGETTLPEADHILNGVLTVGNSTTDAPAAELPPLQSYMSVSLLFAGVIAARVGLWSFDLTVTQLIQENVIESERGVINGVQNSMNYLLDLLHFIMVILAPNPEAFGLLVIISVSFVAMGHIMYFGFAFKNLGNRLFLCCSPEQKEEMVESPSLPTTV from the exons ATGGAAAACTCTGGAGCCAAGAAGACGTGCTGTG AATCTGTAAAGGACTTCTTCACTTCAGCTAAATTCCTTATTTACATGGGACATGCTCTGTCAACATGG ggTGACCGAATGTGGAATTTCGCTGTGGCTGTGTTCCTGGTGGAGCTGTATGGGAACAGCCTGCTGCTCACGGCCGTGTACGGGCTGGTTGTGGCCggctctgtgctgctgcttgGGGCCATCATCGGGGACTGGGTGGACAGAAATCCCAGACTGAAAG TCGCCCAGACCTCGCTGCTCGTCCAGAACAGTTGCGTCATCGTGTGTGGGATCCTCCTGATGGTTGTTTTCCAGTTCAAAGAACAGCTTGTGGAGCTTTACAATGGATGGATTCTG accACCTGCTACATTCTGGTCATCACCGTCGCCAACATCGCCAACCTGGCCAGCACGGCCACCTCCATCACCATCCAGAGGGACTGGGTGGTGGTTGTTGCAGGTCAGGACAGCAGCAAGTTGGCAG ATATGAATGCCACTGTGCGGATCATCGACCAGCTGACCAATATCCTTGCTCCCATGCTGGTGGGTCAGATAATGTCCTTTGGCTCCCACTTCATCGGCTGCGGCTTCATCTCTGGCTGGAACCTGTTCTCCATGTGTCTGGAGTACACGCTGCTGTGGAAGGTCTACCAGAAGACGCCGGCGTTGGCTGTGAAAGCCGGTCAGAAGGAGCAACAGCAGGAGCTCAAACAGCTCAGCTCCCCCAAAG AGCTGGAGAACGGCCAGAGTCCTGAAGAGTCGTCTCAGCCTCTGATGAATGAAAACTCAATCGTGGTCGATAAACCTGACTCCCCCAAGCAGCAAGGCTTGTGCCACCAGGTGACCGAACCCCTGCGCACCCTCAAGGGCGGCTGGGTCTCCTACTACAACCAGAACATCTTCTTTGCCGGAATGTCCCTGGCGTTTCTCTACATGACTGTGCTTGGCTTCGACTGCATCACTACCGGCTATGCCTACACACAGGGGCTGAACGGCTCGGTGCTCAGCCTGCTGATGGGCGCCTCGGCCATATCAGGAATCTGCGGCACGGTCGCCTTCACCTGGGTCCGCAGGAAGTGCGGCCTGATCCGCACCGGCTTCATCTCAGGCATCACCCAGCTGTCCTGCCTCATGCTGTGCGTCGTCTCTGTCTTTGCTCCGGGGAGCCCCTTCGACCTCAGCGTGTCCCCATTCAAGGACCTGTACACCCACCTGATGGGAGAGACGACACTCCCTGAGGCCGACCACATCCTCAACGGTGTTCTTACTGTCGGAAACTCAACTACTGATGCACCAGCTGCAGAGCTGCCACCTCTGCAGTCctacatgtctgttagtctgctgTTTGCTGGCGTCATCGCTGCTAGAGTTG GCCTGTGGTCCTTCGACCTGACAGTGACCCAGCTCATCCAGGAGAATGTGATCGAGTCGGAGCGCGGTGTGATCAACGGCGTCCAGAACTCCATGAATTACCTCTTAGACCTGCTGCACTTCATCATGGTGATTCTGGCTCCGAACCCAGAGGCCTTTGGCTTGCTGGTCATCATCTCTGTCTCGTTCGTGGCCATGGGTCACATCATGTACTTTGGCTTTGCCTTCAAGAACCTGGGCAACCgcctcttcctctgctgctctccggagcagaaggaggagatggtggaAAGCCCCTCACTTCCTACAACCGTCTAA
- the asnsd1 gene encoding asparagine synthetase domain-containing protein 1, which translates to MCGIFCLLSLSPAQFERDKKIYEHLKRRGPDSSQDLTVRGTHSCYHCLFSAHVLHMRGILTTQPVQDSAGNVLLWNGEIFGGVPVKPEENDTAVIAQRLSSCNSPSEVVSVLSTIRGPWGFVYYQRAADCLWFGRDFFGRRSLLWKFDESINALTLTSVASYSSGLDQSAWREVPAAGVYRIDLKAATEAGSVMFEVFPWAHGGNHPDSGCSDTILESVPSCCSAVMNEAGLVLTSPVCPLNTSIPESINEEEIHSDSCIKDLEQLLASKEKQHEVNGLIDVLSEAIRRRVQALPFRIQDDPPPTYDHARVAVLFSGGIDSMILAVLADRHIPAHEPIDLLNVAFKLQEPKKQKESAKKPKKHNNKPTHDKPGAESQTSGPFDVPDRITGRAGLKELQDLNPERRWNFVEVNVTQEELQEMRQERVCHLVYPLDTVLDDSIGCAVWFASRGKGFISEDEDDQKPFTSPAKVILTGIGADEQLAGYSRHRVRFKTSGHEGLIQELAMELGRISSRNLGRDDRVIGDHGKEARFPYLDEDVVSFLNSLPVWEKADLTLPRGVGEKLLLRLTARQLGLGQSAVLPKRAMQFGSRIAKMEDKREKASDKCTRLLTG; encoded by the exons ATGTGTGGTATATTCTGCCTGCTGAGTCTATCACCTGCTCAGTTTGAGCGCGACAAAAAGATTTatgaacatttaaagagaaGAGGGCCTGACTCCAGCCAGGATCTTACAGTAAGAGGTACACATTCCTGCTATCACTGTCTGTTCTCTGCCCATGTTCTTCACATGAGAGGTATTCTCACCACTCAGCCGGTTCAAGACAGCGCTGGAAATGTCCTCCTGTGGAACGGGGAGATTTTTGGAGGTGTCCCTGTGAAGCCAGAGGAAAACGACACTGCTGTTATCGCTCAGCGTCTTTCATCCTGCAACAGTCCCTCAGAGGTTGTGTCAGTTTTGTCCACTATACGCGGACCATGGGGGTTTGTTTACTACCAGAGGGCTGCGGACTGCCTCTGGTTTGGCAGAGACTTCTTTGGTAGGCGGAGTCTGCTGTGGAAATTTGATGAGAGCATAAACGCCTTGACTCTGACCTCTGTTGCATCCTACAGTTCTGGACTTGATCAGTCTGCTTGGCGAGAGGTCCCAGCAGCTGGTGTGTACAGGATCGATCTGAAGGCAGCCACAGAAGCTGGTTCAGTGATGTTCGAGGTTTTTCCCTGGGCTCATGGAGGAAATCATCCCGACTCGGGCTGCAGTGACACTATATTGGAGTCTGTGCCAAGCTGCTGCAGTGCTGTGATGAACGAAGCAGGCCTGGTGCTCACCTCACCTGTGTGCCCTCTTAATACATCCATCCCAGAGTCaataaatgaagaagaaattcATTCAGACTCATGTATTAAGGATTTGGAGCAGCTGCTTGCCAGCAAAGAGAAACAACACGAGGTGAACGGTCTTATAGATGTTCTCAGCGAGGCGATACGACGACGTGTTCAGGCTCTGCCTTTCAGGATTCAGGATGATCCCCCTCCCACTTATGACCACGCTCGTGTTGCTGTCCTTTTCTCAGGAGGAATCGATTCAATGATCCTAGCTGTGTTAGCTGATCGTCACATACCTGCTCATGAACCAATAGACCTTCTGAATGTAGCGTTCAAACTGCAGGAGCcaaagaagcagaaagagtCTGCAAAGAAACCCaaaaagcacaacaacaaaCCCACACACGATAAACCTGGTGCTGAGTCACAAACATCCGGCCCCTTTGACGTTCCAGACAGAATTACAGGAAGAGCTGGTCTCAAGGAATTACAAGACTTGAACCCTGAAAGACGGTGGAATTTTGTTGAAGTCAATGTAacgcaggaggagctgcaggaaatGCGACAGGAGCGCGTGTGTCATCTGGTGTATCCACTGGATACGGTGCTGGATGACAGCATTGGATGTGCTGTGTGGTTTGCATCCAGAGGGAAAGGGTTCATCTCCGAGGACGAGGACGACCAGAAGCCCTTCACATCGCCAGCAAAG GTGATTTTAACAGGAATTGGAGCAGACGAGCAGCTCGCCGGTTACTCCAGACACAGAGTCCGATTTAAAACATCGGGACACGAGGGACTGATCCAGGAGCTGGCCATGGAGCTGGGCAGGATCTCTTCCAGGAATCTGGGTCGAGACGACCGAGTGATCGGCGACCATGGGAAAGAGGCGAG GTTTCCGTACTTGGACGAGGACGTGGTGAGCTTCTTGAATTCTCTCCCCGTGTGGGAAAAGGCCGATCTGACGCTTCCTCGAGGTGTCGGGGAGAAACTCCTCCTGAGATTGACAGCGAGGCAGCTCGGTCTCGGCCAATCAGCCGTCCTGCCTAAGAGAGCCATGCAGTTCGGCTCCCGCATCGCAAAGATGGAGGATAAACGCGAGAAGGCCTCGGACAAATGCACAAGACTGCTGACAGGGTAG
- the zgc:136439 gene encoding glucose-1-phosphate adenylyltransferase, which produces MKAVILAAGYGTRLQRDVVADSSGRFAHLAGVAKPLLPVGRCALISHWVNALTSSGCVDGIYVVTNALYHAAFEEWASHFTNVKILSDGTKSNDERLGAVACLQLAVTHFNIKDHVVVIGGDTLFKEDFSLGEVKKRFSDLLAKCEDDCLVLSYQCKEEETRKYGILEVDGDLRVLCMKEKPLPSETKSRRACPCFYVFSKKSLPLLDTFMEEKKEAPIEEKDAPGIFVSWLISRKPVYIHEISGRFDVGNLPSYIECDLYFKEKQDVDSYMV; this is translated from the exons ATGAAAGCTGTAATTCTCGCCGCCGGGTACGGTACCAGGCTGCAGCGGGATGTGGTGGCAGACAGCAGCGGGAGGTTCGCTCACCTGGCCGGTGTTGCCAAACCGCTGCTGCCGGTGGGACGATGTGCTCTGATATCACACTGGGTCAATGCTCTGACCTCCTCTGGGTGTGTGGACGGCATTTATGTTGTT ACAAACGCTCTGTACCACGCGGCGTTTGAAGAGTGGGCCTCACATTTCACAAACGTCAAGATTCTCAGCGATGGGACAAAAAGCAACgat GAGCGTCTTGGTGCTGTGGCCTGTCTGCAACTGGCAGTAACGCACTTCAACATCAAAGACCatgtggttgttattggagg CGACACACTCTTTAAAGAAGACTTCAGCCTCGGTGAAGTAAAGAAGAGATTTTCTGACCTACTAGCCAAGTGTGAGGACGACTGTCTGGTGCTGTCTTATCAGTGCAAAGAAGAGG AAACTCGTAAATATGGGATTTTGGAAGTGGACGGTGATCTGCGCGTCCTGTGCATGAAGGAGAAACCTCTTCCTTCTGAGACAAAGTCGAGGAGAGCT TGTCCCTGTTTCTATGTGTTTTCTAAGAAAAGCCTTCCCCTGCTGGACACCTTCATGGAGGAAAAGAAG gagGCTCCTATTGAGGAGAAAGATGCTCCGGGAATCTTTGTGTCGTGGCTCATTTCCAG GAAACCTGTTTACATTCATGAGATCTCTGGGCGTTTTGATGTCGGAAACCTGCCCTCCTATATCGAATGTGACCTTtacttcaaagaaaaacaagatgtcGACTCTTACATGGTGTAG
- the sympk gene encoding symplekin translates to MDVSSEEGDSEIPHVIDMTTSEKVVDLLNQAALTPTDEKLTGLKQVQELILNKDPSLLDNFLDEMIAFQTDKSIEVRKYVIGFIEEACKRDNELLLRLIANLNMLLKDESVNVVKKAILTLTQLYKVTLQWLVRSKAVSERQEACWDLVTQMKGDVLALLDSENDGVRTHAIKFTESLIITLSPRTSDSDVPKRQEGDISLDKVPKDHSYIRYDVLCEEGKNALERLLKFMVHPAITSINLTTALGSLATIARQRPMFMSEVVQAYEMLHANLPPTLAKSQVSSVRKNLKLHLVAVLKHPCSLEFQGQIGTLLLDLGMPQSEITRSTPAPREQRKRPRHEQYKEGKKVKMEPALMEDDEDKEEPAPLSVPKPAAVPVVQSAIDLTAEFLHPLLNPENVANLVLISMVYLPDVMPASFQATYTPVESAGTDAQIKHLARLMATQMTAAGIGPGLEQCKAREDEAGKDEGNDDDAAGKDLLIKRKNPAAMMGQAISVVGGYQEKVTSPEAPVTVKRLPEPILPTAQTKLPGASGRKKVFRLSDVVQPLSDAQIEMLTSRAVKRILNSEKAITQSGMSHVRVKLLSRLVTQFEGMMKEDVLGFILDDIRTRSDLAFSLLYQEYNTYLSQLPTGLLDSYDHCLYTLLSGLQEKPEQRDGLFTKLVLEAPLITESALEVIRRYCEDESRVYLGMTTLKELIVKRPSRQFQYLHVLLDLSSHEKEKVRTTALAFLKRMYEKDQLRDYIEKFALNYMQLLVHPNPPSLLFGADKDTEVAAPWTEETVRQCLFLYLSLLPLNHRLVHELASVYTEAIADIKRSVLRAIEQPIRGMGMNSPELLLLVENCPKGAETLVTRCLHILTDKVPPSPELVERVRDLYHKRVPDVRFLIPVINGLEKNEVIQALPKLIKLNPIVVKEVFNRLLGTQHSEGSSSVSPLTPGDLLIALHNIDSTKCDMKSIIKATNLCFGEKNVYTSEVLAVVMQQLMEQSPLPMLLMRTVIQSLTMYPRLGGFVMNILSRLIVKQVWKYPKVWEGFVKCCQRTKPQSFSVLLQLPPAQLTSVFERCPEMREPLLQHVHSFTPHQQAHIPNSIMSVLEANKKPEPKPVEPVVEKGMEPDPVPVPVEEEVPVEALQRPDTPVQQLPAVMKEEEEPMEQHESDPVIQEEAVDTVPEVDLTRAEATPSPQPEPAEEAMETSQPEPSDLHLPEKDAEAATPEPEAGSGSEDAE, encoded by the exons ATGGATGTTTCTTCAGAGGAGGGGGACAGTGAAATCCCCCATGTCATCGACATGACCACCAGTGAAAAG GTGGTGGATCTTCTGAATCAGGCTGCCTTGACACCCACAGATGAAAAACTCACAGGGCTCAAACAG GTCCAGGAGCTCATCCTAAACAAGGATCCCTCTCTTCTTGACAACTTCTTGGAT GAGATGATCGCCTTTCAGACTGACAAGTCTATCGAAGTGAGAAAATACGTCATCGGCTTCATAGAGGAAGCTTG TAAACGAGACAATGAGCTCCTTCTCAGGCTGATCGCCAACCTCAACATGTTGCTGAAGGACGAAAGTGTGAATGTGGTGAAGAAGGCGATCCTCACACTCACCCAGCTCTACAAAGTTACTCTACAG TGGTTGGTGCGATCCAAAGCGGTATCAGAGAGGCAGGAGGCATGCTGGGATCTGGTCACACAGATGAAAGGGGACGTTCTGGCCCTGCTGGATTCTGAAAACGACGGTGTACGCACTCATGCCATCAAGTTCACAGAATCATTAATCATCACTCTGTCACCGCGGACATCAGACTCTGACGTCCCTAAACGGCAGGAGGGCGACATCAGTCTGGACAAAGTTCCCAAAGATCACTCATACATCCGCTACG ATGTTTTGTGCGAGGAGGGAAAGAATGCACTGGAGAGGCTACTCAAGTTCATGGTGCACCCGGCCATCACCAGCATCAACCTCACCACAGCACTGGGCTCCCTGGCCACCATCGCCCGCCAGAGGCCGATGTTCATGTCCGAGGTGGTGCAGGCATATGAGATGCTGCATG CAAACCTGCCTCCCACTCTGGCCAAGTCTCAGGTCAGCAGCGTGCGGAAGAATCTGAAGCTGCACTTGGTGGCGGTCTTGAAGCACCCCTGCAGCCTGGAGTTTCAGGGTCAGATTGGCACCCTGCTGCTGGACCTGGGGATGCCTCAGAGTGAAATAACCCGATCAACACCTGCACCGCGTGAGCAGCGCAAGAGACCTCGCCATGAACAATacaaagaggggaaaaaggTCAAGATGG agcCAGCTCTGATGGAAGATGATGAGGACAAAGAGGAGCCGGCCCCTCTCTCTGTACCTAAACCAGCTGCTGTTCCAGTCGTTCAGTCCGCCATCGACCTCACAGCCGAGTTCCTGCACCCTCTACTCAACCCCGAGAACGTCGCCAACCTG GTGCTCATCAGCATGGTGTACCTGCCTGATGTCATGCCAGCATCCTTCCAGGCCACATACACACCTGTAGAGTCAGCAGGCACCGACGCCCAAATCAAACATCTGGCCAGGCTCATGGCAACGCAGATGACTGCAGCTGGGATTGGTCCAG GACTTGAGCAGTGCAAAGCCAGAGAGGACGAAGCAGGCAAAGATGAGGGCAACGACGACGACGCCGCTGGTAAAGACCTCCTCATCAAGCGCAAAAATCCAGCTGCGATGATGGGACAGGCGATCTCTGTGGTCGGGGGATACCAAGAAAAGGTTACATCCCCGGAGGCTCCTGTCACAGTCAAGAGGCTCCCCGAACCCATCCTTCCCACGGCGCAAACAAA ACTGCCAGGAGCGAGTGGGAGGAAAAAAGTGTTTCGACTGTCTGATGTTGTCCAGCCGCTATCGGACGCTCagattgaaatgttgacctCCAGAGCAGTGAAACGCATCCTGAATTCAGAGAAAGCAATCACTCAGAGCGGCATGTCTCAT GTCAGAGTGAAGCTCCTCTCCAGGCTCGTCACGCAGTTCGAAGGGATGATGAAAGAAGACGTGCTGGGATTTATTTTGGATGACATCAGGACGAGGAGCGACCTGgccttctctctcctctaccAAGAGTACAACACTTACCTCAGCCAGCTGCCCACCGGGCTGCTGGACAGCTACGACCACTGTCTCTACACGCTGCTGTCAGGCCTGCAGGAGAAACCCGAGCAGAGAGACGG ACTCTTCACCAAACTGGTCCTGGAGGCTCCCCTTATAACAGAATCAGCTTTGGAAGTAATACGCCGTTACTGTGAGGACGAG TCTCGGGTGTATCTGGGCATGACGACTCTGAAGGAGCTCATCGTCAAACGGCCCTCCAGGCAGTTTCAGTATCTGCACGTACTTCTGGATCTGAGCTCGCATGAGAAAGAGAAG gtGCGGACCACTGCCTTGGCTTTTCTGAAGCGCATGTACGAGAAGGACCAGCTCAGGGACTACATCGAGAAGTTTGCTCTGAACTACATGCAGCTTCTGGTCCATCCCAACCCTCCGTCTCTGCTCTTTGGGGCCGACAAAGACACAG AGGTGGCTGCCCCCTGGACTGAAGAGACGGTGAGGCAGTGTTTGTTCCTCTACCTGTCCCTGCTGCCTCTGAACCACCGGCTGGTCCACGAGCTGGCTTCTGTCTACACCGAGGCCATCGCTGACATCAAGCGCAGTGTGCTACGAGCGATAGAGCAGCCG ATCCGTGGGATGGGGATGAACTCTCCTGAGCTGCTGCTTTTGGTTGAAAACTGTCCTAAAGGGGCGGAGACGTTAGTCACTCGCTGTCTGCACATTTTGACCGATAAAG TGCCTCCGtctcctgagctggtggagaGGGTGAGAGACCTTTACCACAAACGAGTGCCGGATGTTCGCTTCCTCATTCCAGTCATAAATGGCCTAGAAAAG AACGAAGTCATCCAGGCTCTGCCCAAGCTGATTAAACTCAACCCGATAGTAGTGAAGGAGGTTTTCAACCGTCTATTGGGAACTCAGCACA GTGAGGGCAGTTCATCTGTGTCCCCTCTCACTCCAGGAGACCTGCTCATTGCCTTACACAACATCGACTCGACCAAATGTGACATGAAGTCCATCATCAAAG CCACCAACCTGTGCTTTGGAGAGAAGAACGTTTACACATCAGAGGTTTTGGCCGTGGTGATGCAGCAGCTGATGGAGCAGAGTCCCCTCCCCATGCTGTTAATGCGTACCGTCATCCAGTCCCTCACAATGTACCCCCGTCTGGGAGGCTTCGTCATGAACATCCTGTCCCGTCTCATCGTCAAGCAG GTGTGGAAGTATCCTAAGGTGTGGGAGGGATTTGTGAAATGCTGCCAGAGGACGAAGCCTCAGTCGTTCAGCGTGCTCCTCCAGCTGCCTCCTGCACAGCTGACGAGCGTGTTTGAACGCTGCCCGGAGATGAGAGAGCCTCTGCTGCAGCACGTCCACTCCTTCACACCTCATCAG CAAGCTCACATCCCTAACTCCATCATGTCGGTCCTGGAAGCAAATAAAAAACCAGAACCGAAGCCTGTGGAGCCTGTCGTGGAGAAAGGG ATGGAACCAGATCCTGTCCCAGTTCCAGTTGAGGAAGAGGTTCCCGTTGAAGCACTACAACGGCCGGATACGCCAGTACAACAGCTCCCGGCAGTcatgaaagaggaggaggagccgaTGGAGCAACATGAGTCTGATCCAGTGATTCAGGAGGAAGCTGTCGACACTGTTCCAGAG GTGGATCTGACACGAGCAGAGGCGACACCATCACCTCAACCAGAGCCAGCAGAGGAAGCGATGGAGACGTCTCAGCCTGAACCTTCAGACCTCCATTTGCCGGAAAAAGATGCAGAAGCCGCGACCCCAGAACCTGAGGCTGGAAGCGGGAGTGAAGATGCAGAATGA